A stretch of DNA from Petrotoga sp. 9PWA.NaAc.5.4:
AATCAAATATGGCAACACAGGGCATCATATATTAGGATTGGAAGTAGTTATGCCAAATGGAGATGTTGTTGAATATGGTGGAAAAAGAAGGAAAGATTCAAGTGGATACAATTTGCTTCAACTATTTATTGGGTCAGAAGGAACGCTTGGTATATTTACAAAAATATATGTAAACTTAATACCGCAACCTGGTAAAGTAGTGGATTTGCTTGTGCCTTTCGACAACATAGAAAAAGCGATAAGCAATGTAGGTACTCTTATTACTGAATCTAAAACATTACCTTCAGGAATTGAGTTCATCGATAAAAAATCCATAGAATATGCTTCAAAATATACAGGAATGAAATTACCATATCAAGATGAAATAGAATCATACCTCATAATACAATATGAAGCTTTGAGTTTAGAAGAAATAGAAGGATTGTATGAAAAGAGTGGAAAAACTTTACAAAAGAATGGAGCTAAAGATGTTTTTATAGCAGATAACAGAACCAACTCAGAGAAGATATGGAGAATGAGAAGGAATTGGCTTGAAAGTTTGAAATCTATCGATCCATACGTTCCAACGGGAGATGTAGTTGTTCCTACTTCCAAGATACCGGAAATAATGCAATATATAACAGAAATTTCACAAGAATATAAAATCGACATACCTGTAGCAGGGCACGCAGCAGACGGTAATTTGCATCCAGCACCATTGAAACCCAAGAATATTCCTATAGAAGAATGGAAAGAAGTATCAGAAGAAATATTAGGAAAAATAGCTATAAAAGCAGCGAATATGGGTGGCGCGGTAAGCGGAGAGCATGGAATAGGATTTATAAAAAAAGAACTATTGAAAAAGACAAAACCTAAACAGTACGAAAGAATGAAAAAAATTAAAGACATATTAGATCCAAATTGTATAATGAATCCCGGAAAATTATTTTAAAATATTTTAGCAAGGAACTTTCTTATAAAAGGAAAAAGAGAACAAAAAATTTTATGGAAAGGTGATAATTAGTGTACGAAAAGTCCAAAGTTGTAGAATTATGCCAAAAAATAGAGAAAGAAGGATTAGTAAAGGGGACTTGGGGAAATGTTTCTATAAAAGATAATGAAAAAGTCTATATTACTCCTTCGGGTTATCCATATGATAAGATGAAAGAAGAAGATATCATGGTAATCGATTTACAAGGGAATGTTTTAGAAGGTTTTAGGACTCCATCTTCAGAATATAAACTTCATTTGGCTATTTATAAGAAAAGGGATGACGTAAATACTGTTATTCATACTCATCCTACATATGCTTCTATAGTTTCTTTAGTTAAAGAATATATTCCTCCTTTAATAGAAGATGGTGTAATGATATGTGGAGAAAGAATCAATGTAGCAAGATATGGAGAACCTGGAAGTTGGGATCTGGCAAATAAAGCTGTTGAAGCTCTTGGGAAAAATAATGCAGTTATTTTAAAAAATCATGGATTAGTTACGGTTGGTGAAAATGAAGTAGAAGCTTTAACAACATCTATTGTTGCAGAAAAAACTGCTCATATTTATGTTGAAGCCTTAAAAATAGGTGAAATTTCTGAATTATCTGAAGAAGACGCTAAAAAGTTAAGATATAAATATTTAACCTCCTATAGGCAAAAAAGGTGATGAAT
This window harbors:
- a CDS encoding FAD-binding oxidoreductase, with the protein product MNEYRKVTSKVYEKIKRIVKNEYLIIYNDEENLKSYSNDESGGEYYAHMPDIVIKPENKEQISDIVKLANDENIPITPRGAGSGLAGANIPIYGGIVLSLERMNKIIEIDTENLVAVVEPGVVTNDLCRIVSERGLYYAGYPMSVETSFIGGNVATNAGGSKVIKYGNTGHHILGLEVVMPNGDVVEYGGKRRKDSSGYNLLQLFIGSEGTLGIFTKIYVNLIPQPGKVVDLLVPFDNIEKAISNVGTLITESKTLPSGIEFIDKKSIEYASKYTGMKLPYQDEIESYLIIQYEALSLEEIEGLYEKSGKTLQKNGAKDVFIADNRTNSEKIWRMRRNWLESLKSIDPYVPTGDVVVPTSKIPEIMQYITEISQEYKIDIPVAGHAADGNLHPAPLKPKNIPIEEWKEVSEEILGKIAIKAANMGGAVSGEHGIGFIKKELLKKTKPKQYERMKKIKDILDPNCIMNPGKLF
- a CDS encoding class II aldolase/adducin family protein, producing the protein MYEKSKVVELCQKIEKEGLVKGTWGNVSIKDNEKVYITPSGYPYDKMKEEDIMVIDLQGNVLEGFRTPSSEYKLHLAIYKKRDDVNTVIHTHPTYASIVSLVKEYIPPLIEDGVMICGERINVARYGEPGSWDLANKAVEALGKNNAVILKNHGLVTVGENEVEALTTSIVAEKTAHIYVEALKIGEISELSEEDAKKLRYKYLTSYRQKR